Genomic segment of Apium graveolens cultivar Ventura chromosome 7, ASM990537v1, whole genome shotgun sequence:
gttttttttttgtATTTATGTATAATGGTAATACTTTTTCCATCAGTTTTACCCTGTTTGGCGGTGTTGAATTTATATCTGTTGCAAAAGTTGTTGAAAAGGACGAAGCTGAGGAACCAAAAACATCTAATGAGAATCATGTGCCAGTTGTCAAGTCTACCCGGCCACAAGGAAGGTATACATTATGTAATATATGACTATCTCCGACATCTAGATTCTGGTTATAGTTTCATAAATTCAGCAAGCTAGGTGAAAAGGGAATCTTATGCTTGTATTTTAACTTTTGTGACCGTCAGGTACAAGAGAAGAGAGAAGGGGAAACTTGTCCAGTCATACTCTTCAAAGGATCTTGAGGGGATTCTGGTCAGTTCTTAAAACTAGGAAACACATTCTACATAAGAAACTACATTATTATATTTGTAGTGATAGTGATTTGGAACTATATAAGCAAATAGTGGACACAAATTTTGAAACTTAGCGTGCTGAAGGAACAATTAAAATAAATGAAATGGTGGTCTTTTTTCTGCTGCAAAAATGAGTACATTTTGATGGAGGACAAGAAATATGAAGAAATGGTGAAAGGAAAACAATAGAGGAAGAGGAAGTCAGTCGCAAAAGAACTATTGTCCTAGGTTTCTGGATAAGAGAAGAGATAAAGAGCAAGTCAGTTGCAAAATATTTAATAACTAAACATGGAACATTAATATCTTCCAAAGAGTATAATTGAGAAAATACTACTGACTAGGGCTCATAGAATTTGGACTGAAATCATGAAATCCAGATTGTCTGTCACAATAACATAGCTCAGTAATAGTAATTGATCCTTGTCACATCTGAAAATTGAACAAGGAAGGTTCTTTAAGAGTTTGCTGCAGGTTGTTTCTAAGTCTGACGTTTGTAAAAGTACTTTGAAAAGTGAAGTGTTACATGTATTTTTTTAGTTTACAAATGAAATCTCCTTTTGGTTTCCTGCCAAAATACCCTATACTACCCAATAAGAAGTATTCAGACTAGAGCAGCCAGAGGTGTTCTTTTTCAGATATTGGAACTTTGGAATATGTTCTCTGATTTCATTCTTGTGCCAGTTCTGTCTACCTTTTTTTAATCACTTTACTGGTTATAATCCTCTTAAACAATTATTATGCAGGTTAAAAAAACTGAGGAGTCATCTGTGATAAAGAGTGATCAGGTTGGACGATCAGAGTCTGTAGAACCTTTGGAAAGTAATGTTTTCGTTGCTGAAGGTATAGTAAAATCTTATAAAGTATACCCTTTCAAATTTTAATCTAGTTAATGCAAAAATGTCCAGTGTTGGTGAAAACCCAAGTCCTCTACTAGTTTATTGATAAAGAAAAAAAATTTGAGCTATACAGCTATATGCATTTATGGACATCTTCACCCAAGTAATTTACCTTTTGAGACGTTATGATTTCACTGATTACCTGATTTCTTTTGTACTTTGTGGGTACATGTTTTGCTTTATATCGTTTCAGTCGATTAAATTTTAGCATACCTTCAGGTAGTCCCAATATTTACCTGAAATTAATGTTGTCGCTAAAGAGACGAGCCTTTTTGAATCAGGTAATGTACCAGAGGAAATGCCAGTAGACTGGTGGGGTTACAAATCTGGATTTGTTTCAGGAGGTTTGCTTGGGGCACAGTCTAAGAAGAAGAAAATTGTTTCAGGAGAACCCACTCACAATCCTCATGAAAGGACTGCATTTCATGAAGAGGATCAGGAAAACCTTTACAACCTTGTGCAAGTATGCATCTTTTCCAATTTTATGCTCTTTAttgttttttttctttctcttcgTTGTTTTCATTCTAGCCGAGAGGAATATATAATTCTGATTGTCTAATAATCATAATATGTGTAATTTATAATTAAGAGCATAATCTTACACGTAAAAAAATGTAAATGCAATCTAATGGTATAACTTATAATAAAGTGTACCATACATGGATATTTAGGGTCTGGATTAAATTAGAACCTTGGTCAGAATTAGAACTTGATATCAATATCAGCGTCCAATATATGTTCAATCAACAACCCATATCTATTCGTTCTGCACAATGACAGAATGTATTTGTTTTGCTTTAGGACAAAAGTGCTCCTTGTGTAAATTATAAATTAGAGTTTTCATCTGCAGAGCACAATGTTTTTtgtaaaatcacataaaaaaatGTGTTTCGGCAGAAGGCAATTTTTACACACATCACACAACTTCTATTGTAAATACTCAAAATTTTGCGTTGGTTAGTAAAACCAGTAGGGAAGCAATTTCATTGTTAAGGTGGGAGGTTGTATGCTAATCCCATTGTTTGTCTATAGAATAAGGCTACAACCGGAAAGCAAGGTCTTGGAATTAAAGATCGGCCTAAGAAAATAGCCGGGGTCCACTTTGAGGGGAAGAAAACATCTTTTGATGATAGTGATGACGATAGTCCTGCCGATTCTAGTTCACCAAAACGGAAGTATGTTGACTCTGAAAGCGAAAGGAGCGATGAACCAAAACCGAAGCTAAAAAAGCTGTGTAGACAGCTTCTTCGTCAAGTGCGTTTTTTAATTTGATCAAAGTTTTTTTGAAGCTTTTATTTTTTCCCTACTTAGTGTTTTGTTTGCAGGTGCCTGGAGAATCATTGAAGTTGAAACAACTTAAAGTTCTTATAAATCAACAATCACCTTCGACTTTTTCGAACTTCTCATCAAAAAGAGATGCTCTTGATTTTTTGAAACAAAAGGTATCTTGTTGGTTGTAGTGAACTTATTGTTCtcgtttttttttttttttgcaaacCCAATCTTATGACATTTTCTTCACTCTGTCAACCTGAATAACTAATTCTTATTGTGTCACAGCTTGAAGGCAGTGAGAAGTTCGTGGTGGATGGGAAGAAAGTCTCGCTAAAATGAAAGAGCAACTATTGAATTTCGTGCCAAACTTGAGAAATTTCTCAGTCTGTACATTGCAGCTGAGAGTAGAGTAGTATTATTATACCTTTACTCAAATTTTGGTAAGTAATGTATTTCATTGGAAACATGTAATATTTAAGAAATTTTGACATAAATGAGTGACGTTTGCAGATTTGTGTAATACATTACTTTTAAGGAGTGATATTATATATCTCATAAAGTTGTATGTTTGTTATTTTTCTAGCAGTTCAAGATGTACTTGGTTGAGTTTGTAGGGTAACAAATCTGTGCTAGGTGAACGGTTCAAGGGCTTATCAATTAACTAGCCAACTTTCAAATAATTGAATTCATATTGCAGTAGTAAGTCGACAACATCCTGCTGGATGCTTATACTCAGCTAGCCGGTAAAAGCGCCAATACGGTACAGTTTAACCCTTTTCTTTCCAACTGATTAGCTTAAGTGTTCATTTAGCATCTTCTTCCCTGTTCGGCTGTTCCCATCCTCTCGGAGAGGAACTGCGTAAACCTAGCTGCCAAAAGTGGGCATAGTAGTAGAAGGAAACAACTTATCTAATTACGTAGAATGTATGGTACATAGATAATTAGATATGGGTAATGAAGTTGGACCAACTCAAAAGGTCCATTTCCTAATTCTTTTGTATTTATAAGGAAAACAATGTGCCCTTGAACTCATGTTCTTGAAGTGGCTAGTGTGCTTGTCAATTGTATAGCCATGATCGTCGATCTTCATATCTTTTTCAACTCTACGACTGATTGGGATGGAATGAAAGAACATTATGGGGTGAGATCAAATAAATTCGTAATTATTAGTGGATATTTAAACTCGTtaaacaatttttttttgtttGCGTCTTCTTTTTACGTGATTAAATTATATATCTTGTAATCAACCATCTTGATACCTAAGAATATGATTAAATATACACCGGCCTAAACTGCCAGTTTCTAGTATATTATTACACACATCATCACATACACATCCAATTTGCAACTTTATACCAATTCAACATCTTCGTCATCTCAATTCATCAGCATTCGGATATTATACATAAATACGTGCATTCGTTCATCCGTAATAATTTAATAAGAACCGTGCTTGAGGTATCAAATTGGTTATCAAAATTTGTAAGCAAATAACGTGATGTTAATAACTAGACAACGGAATGATATTATTGATGCAATTTATATGAACGCAAGGActacattattattattataaactCATCGGCTATAACTGAACTTAGATTGTGATAACTCAGATCAAATCCTGAGTCTTTTTCTAAAATCAGGATAAGTCCCGATTCCGAGTCGGAATTGTCTCAAATATAGCCAATTCGGGTAAACAATAAGTGAATCCTAGATCAGTTCGAAAGATCGTGATCATGTAATAGTAATATTTTGCTTTATAAATTAAGGGTGCGTTTAATATTGTTGCGAGTAGTAACAACAGTTTTTTGCTATAAAACAGTTAAAAAAACtatttgataaaatttaaaagTTGGTTTTCGGAAAAATATTTTTGGGCTAAAAACTGCTCTTAGAGAAAAGAAGTCCCCGTGCTATTAGAAAAAAACTGATTTTCAGCTTTTGCGGGAAGCAAATGCtctgatttcaccatcaaacattatcaaaaatattattattttcaaattttcgcatgaaaacatatgtatataaaaaaaatcaccaaacagtcatctgatttttacaacatcACTTTTTTTAAcagcacaacaatttttaacagcaatccaAAAGAGGGAAGACTCGAATGTTATGGAAGTCGGAGGGGTGTTACATAGAGCATTTTCCATTTAATAATATCTCCTCATTCGTAGCTCATCCCCCATCATCAACTCTAAATTTCAAAATCAGTTGCAATCTCACAAGTACTTCTCATGTAAGCATATATCAACTACATGCATAGCACAGGGGAAGCCCTATAGCTAGATCTCTCATCTCCTTTATATAAATATTCTCTAGACATAAGCCCCCTCTCTTCCTCCAACTTGCAAGCGTGAAGCATGGCtgtcaatttttataaatatccACTTTTTAGTGGAGATCTGGGTCTATATTTCTTTGTAGAAACGTTATCTATAAACAAAGAAGTTTTCACACTAATTTACCAAAATTTATGCAAGAATTTTCGACTATTTACATGTCATTGCCCATATCTTTTCTTGTCAGAAAATCATCGTCAATAATGCCGGTTGTTTAATTATCTTAATTTGCTGTCTTTTTATTGTTTCTTTATATTTCTAGAAAAATAATTATAATGTAATCCAAAGTCAAGATAAGGAATTTTTCTGGGAAAAAATATTGTATAGGGTCCACATTTATGTATTAGTTTAAGGGTTTGACTTGGGATTATAATAGTAACAATTATTAATCATTTGTAATCAGGATTACCACTACAATAAGTGTTTATTTAAGTGTATAATCAGCATAAATCTTATGTTTATTTAGTAATATCAGTGCTAATATAATATAAGTATTAGCAAAGGATTAGCTAACACATGCACTACTTTCAGATATTTTTCTAGTACTTGTAGATAAATTAAATCGAAATATAATAATTACACCAAAAAATTATTGggcttttttgaaaaatacctaaatctaaaaatatttttgcaaaaatacaattatttattaaaaaaattgtgaaaatactttttaatttgcaaaaatactattttcaattttttttacaaaaatacagTTTTTGGCAACCGTAATTAACTGATGCAACCTTTTGACGAGTTTCGCAACCACATATATGCAACTTGAAATGCAACCAAAAAAAACTTCATTAACCTAATTGCATATATGCTTGACTTGGGTTGATTTTACTTGattccgtatttttgcaaaaaaaaaaaatcagaagatagtaaaatcgcaaaaaaacttaaaaaaagttagtatttttggtaatttctcaaaattattttattcaaaatagttTATCATCAGATCCCCGAAAACTGAAGTAATAAAATTTTTATATGTCTATTCTAAAAAATATAGGGAAATTATTAGTTTATTACTCTCATGATAACTTGTATATATTTGTcttaattttttcataaaataagtcatttaaaaaaatatatataaaaggCGTTTCTTAACGCTCATTTAAGTAATTTAACTACTAATCGAAGGAATATATTGTTGGTATAAATATCGCAGAAATCATATTCAATTTCTCGACACTATACTATACAAATCTGCAGTGCTGCTTCCTATGTTTCTAGTTTCTTCCTTTGACAATCGTAATTACTGACTTTTAAAATTGTTAACCACTAATATTCTGAATTCGAATATAACGAATCACTTATGTTTACACTTGCAAGACTATAAATAATTTATGACTTCATCAGTCTTCTACATTTTATTCAATCATTTATTGTacattaataataattatatatatatattgtttcaAATTAACCCCTCTATATATCCATTCAACTTCAAATCTCTATATTTTTACCATCGTTGGCTGGTACGGGGATTTAGGTTATCATCCAAGATTCTAGATTCGATTTTATGTGAAAGTTCGAATTTGAGTATAAGGTCATAACTTGTTGTTAATTAACCCGTTACACTAAAATTTTAAGATAATAAAGGAAGACCCGAAGATGATCTTATATATTCTTTAACACTCCCCTCAATCATACAATACATTGCAGGAGGATTCAAACTCAAGTCTCGAGCTAAACATGATCTTATATTATTTAACACTTGTTACTTTAAGCTAACAACTTATTAATGCATGACTTGTTAGTTGTTAATGTATATTAATTATAGTTTGGTTGTAATAGAGAATGCATGACTGATGACTCGTTATTACTATCTTTCCCGCTGATTGAAAATTTATAAATACGGAGTATTTATTATGTCATGCATGACCAAGTCACGAGTCTTTATGAGCTTACTTTTAATATTAATTGTCCTTTTTTTGTGGGCAAAATGACGTACTTTTTTTCTTCTCCACCCTTCTTAGTCCTTGCCCTAAAGAGCCCCATCAAGCATATGAGAGGCAGCAGCTATTAAAGAAAATCAAAGCGTGTTAAGCATTTTGACAATATATCCCAAGTCAACCCTAGTAACATGAGTACATCTCTAATATTACAAAAGTCTAGTTCCCTTGTCTTTTTTCCCTCAACTTGCTTAGTTTCTATTGCTCTTTCATTTCTCACTATATATAAACCACATTTCActtttattttatatatcctcATTCTCAATATCTGTTTATATCTATTGATCCATCTTTGACACTTATATAgaaacactacaagaaaaacgacCACTTTTAACAGATTTTTAAGCCAGAACCCGACACAGAAGTTATTTAATCGTATACATGGAAGGGTTTTGTGGCATGGAGGAAGACTGGGGATTACAAGCAATTGTTAGAGGATGCACTCATGATCAATACACAGATATTAATGGTTTACTTGATTTTAACTATCAAGATGATCTTTTTTACAATTTTCCGGATCAGTACTTTCAAGGAGTACTTGAGACTAACAGTGAGAATTCACcgattgtgaatgaattagatGATCTTTACAAGCCCTTCTACGATACAACGATAGTTCAGTCTTTCTCTCCGCAACTAGAACATTCAGATTCTCCGGTGAATGAAGTGAAATTCGAGCAAGAAGATGTGAAGGTTGTTGAGCAGAAGGAAAGTAtagttgctgctgctgctgctaacCCTAAAGTTGCAGCTCAAACAACTAAATACAAAAGGTGATTAGCTTTTCTTAAATCTGTAATTGTATTAGTTTCTTGAACTAAACTTAATCAAAAGTGTAGCTTTATTCTAGCAAATGTGTtgatttttcttcttctttctctttTTATCAGGAAAAATCAGCAGAAGAGGGTTGTGGTTCAAGTAACAGCTGAAGGTCTTTCTTCGGATTTATGGGCTTGGCGTAAATATGGTCAAAAACCTATTAAAGGATCCCCTTATCCAAGGTACATAGATATACATCCACAAATATGTTATCGAGATCGCTCTCTAATGAGAATCTGCTTAAAATGAGAACCCTCTACTTTTATCGGAATTTAATTTGCTATAACTTATAAGAATTTCTCGCTCTAACGAGATCGAACAAGCTTAGAATGAGAACAGTCAACTTTCATCCGAATTTTGATTTGTTATAACTTATAAGGATCTCGCTCTAATGGGAACAAGCTTAGAATGAGAACTGTGAACTAATGAGAACTGCGAATTTTCATCGGATATT
This window contains:
- the LOC141670998 gene encoding WRKY transcription factor 22-like encodes the protein MEGFCGMEEDWGLQAIVRGCTHDQYTDINGLLDFNYQDDLFYNFPDQYFQGVLETNSENSPIVNELDDLYKPFYDTTIVQSFSPQLEHSDSPVNEVKFEQEDVKVVEQKESIVAAAAANPKVAAQTTKYKRKNQQKRVVVQVTAEGLSSDLWAWRKYGQKPIKGSPYPRSYYRCSSSKGCLARKQVEESYSNPGMFIITYSAEHNHSQPTRRSSLAGTNRQKFSALKRTSSGESCVSSTATPKEHSNFSPSSKPIDEVQVLKKIKHEKKDFITEEQLIGGDDHDFVIPDSILTDDFFAGFDDDLDGLVSNASF
- the LOC141672371 gene encoding G-patch domain-containing protein 1, encoding MASPEAPLCYVGIVKKSPAFRLMKQMGWEEGEGLGKDKQGIKGHVRVKNKQDTAGVGLEKPNPWAFDTAQFDSILKRLKVQATEVKNAEVVEKDEAEEPKTSNENHVPVVKSTRPQGRYKRREKGKLVQSYSSKDLEGILVKKTEESSVIKSDQVGRSESVEPLESNVFVAEGNVPEEMPVDWWGYKSGFVSGGLLGAQSKKKKIVSGEPTHNPHERTAFHEEDQENLYNLVQNKATTGKQGLGIKDRPKKIAGVHFEGKKTSFDDSDDDSPADSSSPKRKYVDSESERSDEPKPKLKKLCRQLLRQVPGESLKLKQLKVLINQQSPSTFSNFSSKRDALDFLKQKLEGSEKFVVDGKKVSLK